The sequence CCATGTGAGATATTAATATATACGCTTTGCATTTTGTATAGAAACTTGCAAAAGCTTCTAATCCATCTAAGATTGATTAATTACTACAGTTTGCTGACCAAGCATAGCAACAATCCTTGGAGAATGCGACTTGTGAATAAGCATTACTACCTAGAGAAAGTTTTTGATGATTCAAATATGGAAGTACCATTGTCAAGGTGGCGTCACAGAAATGTGTCAGGGGATGCTTGGTCTGTTCAGAGAATCAATGATGTAAAATATGGTGGTGGAATAATGGAAAAGTTTCAAGGTTCCACAAATACTGCTATCTCTGTAAGTGTTGTTTCTCCCATGCGAGCTTGTATTGTTTTTTAAGTCTTCATTTTTTAAATATTAGTTATCAGATGTCACTTCTTCCTTGCATGGTTATTTGAATAGCTGAATTCCAGGTATGCACTTTAACAGATTTTGGGCAGAACTAGTTTGAACAAGAGGAAACTGAACATATCAGTtgaactgaattttctaaagaatCGATATCTGTGATGTGTTTAATGCATTCAGGGAAGTAATCATGTAGAAGATTTTCTTGCAGACCCTCTAGATTTTGTCTTTGGCCATCCTAAAAGAACTGAAGATTCTCGTCCAGATTTTGGAGGCACCCCACAAAGAAGGCACAGCCGTAAGCACCGAAGGGCTCTTCATAGGCACAAGGTTTCAACTGCTACTGCAATGCGAGATAATGAGGGCAATGCTTGACTGCCTCAAGCCTGTGTATAGGAGTTCCTACTTATTTCTTTTAAGTAATGTCTGCAATGCACATTCTGGTCTGGAGGATTTGATTCATAGGCTCATCAAAAACATCAGATCATACAATTTCTTTTTTGTT is a genomic window of Cryptomeria japonica chromosome 7, Sugi_1.0, whole genome shotgun sequence containing:
- the LOC131065722 gene encoding uncharacterized protein LOC131065722 isoform X1: MGDALAELELKLRSPKNKLTNEEENVLRECKEKAVRFFMTGGLVALGVTWAVTRQLTLVSRLNTSGAAAVLSGMWGSDKALNSCLDHILSLEGSRLQRELATILLTKHSNNPWRMRLVNKHYYLEKVFDDSNMEVPLSRWRHRNVSGDAWSVQRINDVKYGGGIMEKFQGSTNTAISGSNHVEDFLADPLDFVFGHPKRTEDSRPDFGGTPQRRHSRKHRRALHRHKVSTATAMRDNEGNA